GGAAATGGGAAAGGTAATCAGTTACAAGTGAAGTATGTACAGAACAATGCTAATGAttgtacttcaatcaatcaatcaatgtttatttatatagccctaaatcacaagtgtctcaaagggctgcacaagccacaacgacatcctcggtacagagcccacataagggcaaggaaaaactcatcccagtgggacgtcgatgtgaatgactatgagaaaccttggagaggaccgcatatgtgggtaaccccccccccccccccccccccccccccccttctaggggagaccgaatgcaatagatgtcgagtgggtctgacataatattgtgagagtccagtccatacatagtggatccaacataatagtaagagtccagtccatagtggggtcagcaggaaaccatcccgagcggagacgggtcagcagcgcagagatgttcccaaccgatgcacaggcgagcggtccaccccgggtcccgactctggacagccagcacttcatccatggccaccggacctgtgtgtctccccctccacaagggataggggggagcagaggagaaaagaaaagaaaagaaacggcagatcaactggtctaaaaaaggggggctatttaaaggctagagtatacaaatgagttttaagatggcacttaaatgcttctactgaggtagagtctcttttttttctttttttttttataaatgtttttattaaatttgactggtattacaatatacaatagaacagtagtcacattttccccttttttttcccacccacttccaagaacaaCAACGCGACACATGCCCCATACACACATAACccccccaggtcctacatacagtaagttaaaggtacagtcacaaatggaaaataattagtacatcactttcttctcaacataggcagatagtaaatatacacccagaataaatataaataaaaacaaaacaaaaaggaagctggtttatgaaaggtgaacttttcatgtgtcctgtagcgtctttaatttagctatgtagtcaatcacacagccccaaacagaataaaacttcccaggtgcccccctaagattgaactttattttctccagatctaaatacatcataaggtctttaagccataaggaggtagcatctctaactgttaccgggagggcataccatagtactggagcccgattagaaaacgctctatagcccacagactttttttgggcactgggaatcactaataagccagagttctttgaacgcagatttcttgccgggacatatggcacaatacaatcggcaagataggatggagctagaccgtgtagtattttatgcgtaagtagtaaaaccttaaagtcacatcttaagtgcacaggaagccagtgcaggtgagccagtataggcgtaatatgatcaaactttcttgttcttgtcaaatgtctagcagccgcattttgtaccaactgtaatcttgtaCCTGATTTCAGATGGAGGACTATGAGATTAAGATGACACAATACGCAGAGAGGATAATCGAGTTGACAACGGATATCGAGATACTGGAGAAAAAAACAGATACCAACAATGATGCCACCTTGGAGGACCTGGAGGTGAAGATTAAACAAGTGGAGGCCCTAATTAAGGAATTGCAGCTTTCATTTAAAAGTTCCACCACTGTCTTTGAGTCACTTCATCAAGAGGTAAGTCCTCAAATATGGTTGAACCTGCACAACAGATTGGTGAGCTATGTCACTGTGACTTGTAAACTGCCACTGTCTTTTCTCGCAAGTGACTACACAGAACAacttgttggatatagagaacatataaaCCCTTAGCAGTATTTAtgaaatcaaaaatattgaaattcaatgatttggtgcatttgcaaacagctaaaattatgcacaaagaaaATGATAACCTGCTACACCCAAGACAGTACAACCATTTGTTATCAACAgaaagagaaatataaccttggagAAACATGTAACTTCAAACATAtgcatgcatgtacaacacttaaaacctttagtactgtatatcagtatgtgaaatgaaattatggaatggattagacAAAGAAATCTAACAATGTACTTATTTGAAGCAGTTTGAGAGGCTGTTCAAACAAAAAGTACAAAGAAATAGAATTATGATAAACGTCTTGAActtgttgaaaaaatatattattcatgtcAATATGTAAATCATGACTGATTTAACTAGTTATTACTGtatacattgatacattatttttatGTAAATTGTATTGCAAAGAGTTACTaagtcagttacttacaccaaaaagtaatgcgttactgtgaaaagtaactatttagttacttatatatatatatattttttttttaaggccccattaatgcccttttagccttaatttcagtactgttattgcactgaagaataatacaatctgttgatcaacttaacatgcatttgcatcactgaactctgctaagcaatgtggtctacatacaacacaccaatttatttcaggccagaacaaattgacaaaactattctaaatagctgcaacataacatacataagtaacacacagcataataacaacatgtcacaacatagctgtaaacctggcttcacccaaggaaggcacacatgacatacacaaagcctaaccaggcatttttttctctcaagggcattctgaaataaaatcatgtcttcaggggaTCAACactactgaagcccagaacactctacgcatttccccagttttagtttagagataaggaaatattggcctggcccactaggatccctctttatgtttgtgaactttatagttatacatttagagtgatgtgataatcaaacactctagaagtctagaatgaaagagtatataagagaattgacagattatgtgtaccttcagtgctgaatgatgagcagaggcagagtttggagagttttctttagctcgctttccatgtttatgtcctcactgtccaggtacgtgaaaatgttttccgtgctatttgctgtttgacgccggtatcatgctaattagctgcctgaaagcgggtgactccactgtagaaatagcctgcatgtcttctaccacatacgctgcaatggctctatcaacgttgtcctggctagcagtgcctccgttaaaatccttaggtggaggtggaggtgaagtggcatcggagtctgtcttTTTGTACTAGCTTcgttgaagcatgttgcttttgtagctgtttcagcatatttgaattgctgttttgggcagtacatgggatctttgatctaagacacaacttacatttaactaaaatgttcttttcttagtgctcgacaaaagaaaagtagtgagaatatctccatgttcagaaactcgactgcggctccgccatgatgtcttgttaattAACACAGACACGCcgcccccctccccacacccacagccagacacacacagagcgtgcCTCTTCTCTTATCCctgttgtgacacaagaagattcagaaggacgacactgcaactctccaataaaacacactcagatcttctgtttctagccgatactacataagaaATAACGTaaaagttactgaatataaaaaataacgcgttagactactcgttaccgccgaaaataatggcgttacagtaacgcgttactttgtaacgcgttagtctcaACACCGGTAGTTGCTATGAAGTGAAAAtaggataggattaaataagctcggcatggcgcggttgggagagtgctcGTGCCAGCCActcgagggttcctggttcaatccccggcttctaccaccctagtcacgtccgttgtgtccttgagcaagacccgCCATCGAGgtgggaatgtgtgtgtgaatgtggaaatagtgtcaaagcgctttgagtgccttgaaggtagaaaagcgctatacaagcatagcccattcttcctactccttttcgaacatggcGTAAAGAGAAATATGTTGAAATATGTGATTTATCATGCTGAaattgtatacatgttcgaaataaacttgaaCCAACTAACCAACATAATTTCCTAGCCACAGCTGACATCAGAGAAAagtgtatacattttatttgagCGTTGGTTCATTTGGATGAGACCCAGCATACCCCTCCCAAAACTGGCTGCTCTAAATATCTGTATAGGGGGATTTTAAATATACTAATAGCATATCACAGATGCTATGAAGACACCTAGGAGCTATTTTAATCTGTGAAAAAACAAATATCTCATATGTCTCTCTAATTTCTCAGATCACATTAATAGTGGAGACCCTAGATCAGATGGAGAAGACCCATGACAGGAACTTGGTACTCTTGACACGTCGAGAGTACATTAAAATCCAAATGGAGCTCGAGGAATGCGAGAGACGTCACCAGGAGCTCTTTAACCCTAACATTGGTTCGGTCTTCAACACATTTAATTCTCTGTGTGTCTGAAAGTATGTAACAAGATGTTCTTCTCTCTTGCTAAAGGTTCCTGCGCACATACAGGTATCATCAAGGTCAGCAAGCCTATTGTGAGTCAACTTAATGCTCATCTGTCAAGCGGCTACATATATGGAGGCTGGGGCAAAGATTCAAAGCCTATTCGTGATAGAGAATCTATGTACTGGTTTTCTGGGGACTCCGGTGCATACATCAATAACATTAGGTTCTACACAAATTACAAAAATCTAGTTCTTAGAACCCCTTTCCTGCATCACACAATGCCCAATCAATGGCGTGGTATTGGTAGCAATTATATAGTACGTGACAACACACTGTATTATCAGAACTACATTCCATTTGGATTGGCTAAATACAATTTTACCAGTGCGACATATGAATCCAGGGTGATTCCTGGGGCAAGCAAAACCTTCTCATACGCCAAATTAAGCTATCAGATCTTTGACTTTGCCGCTGATGAAACTGGCCTTTGGGTGGCATACACAACAGATGAGTCCAATGGCAAGATGGTTGTCGCTAAAATAAACGAAGAGTCTTTTGGGATCGTGGAGCAATGGCAGACTAGTCTTTATAAACCGAGCATCAACAACGTCTTCATGGTGTGTGGTGTTCTTTATGCTGTCAGGACAGTTGATATTCAAAATGAGGAAATATTTTTCATGTTCGACACTAAAACCAGACAAGAGAAACAGATAAGTATTCTCTTTGAACGTTTCCAGGATAAGTATTCCAACCTGGATTACAATCCAACTGATCAGAAGCTCTACATGTACAATGACGGCTACTATGTTAAGTACCATTTGTGGTTTAACCATACAACTGAGGCCACAGCAAAACCACTCATGGTACAGAACCCAAtctgaaaatgtaatgtaattttCAAAATAGTAATTTGTGTTTCTCTTTTCTGTTTAAATGCTAATAAATTCCCTCATGCATCAAAACAATCCTGTGTGCGTTTTTTTTCCATACATCCGGGGACTACCATAACAACTACTTTATTTTTCTCGCCCAAAATTGAGCAACAAATGTGTGCTTGATAAAGGTCTCAAAAAAGCATAATTTTAACTAGTCCGCAAAACTCCAAACTTTATACTACGCAATGCAATGGAGAGGATGCGTAGTACGCATCCTCTCCATTTTTTTGGCtttaatttaaaatcaatgtatTGAAGCGGAGATTATTCCTCACCAGGTTCAAGTGGAGATGCGGAGGAGGGGACCGGGCTGCCAAGCTGGCGCTGAGCGTCGGGCCATGTTTATTGGAGGTTGGTGTGAGTGCAACTTTGCTGTCTCTCGGGCAGGACAGACAGGCTTTGTGGGGTCTGGCAGGATGAGCATGTGTCAGACACCTTGGTCTACCTAGACGGATTCTTGCTCATCCGTGCCGACCGGATACTGGCTGGTGGGCATCAGTCGATAAAGTCTGCGCCCCGACGGGTCTATATGCatgaggatcccctgctggccccactatggactggactctcacattattaaccgtatccactcgacataaattgcaccggtcacccagggggggatccccacatctgcggtcccttccaaggtttctcgtttttcccttttggttttttcttgccctgatgtaggatctgagccgaggatgttgttgtggcttgtgcaaccctttgagacatttgtgattaagggctataagtaaactttgattgattgatgcttgTACAACTACATACATTGTCAAGCTGGCTatgtacaaacaaaatatgaaatgtgggctaatactttacagatactgtaatatgattgttcatgtttttcagtcagtaaaaATGAGTGTCCTATCACATTGGGTTGTGCATTACAATTTCAAAAGCTATTCAGCTGCTCACGCAGAAGCTAGCTTTCACTATCCTACATAAAGTACTGTATCGGCAATGTCACTGGAAAAAAGCATCCGGGTTTACCCAAACCAGGAACCCTGGATGACAAGCCAAGTCAGCATGCTCCTCAAGGCCCGCGACACCGCCTTCAGGTCAGGTGACAGTGCTCTATAAAGTACTGCGCGTGCTGACCTGAAGAGAGGACTCAAGGAAGCCAAGATGGACTACAATGAGAGGATCGAAGACCACCGCTCAAGCAACAACCCACGGcagatgtggcagggcatacagcacATCACCAATTACAAAGGCTGTGACGCAGCAACCGGGGACTGGGATGTATCGCTGGCAGAGGAGCTGAactgcttctttgtttgctttgaGACATCACAAACAGTCACAGCCACACCACCCCCAGCCCTCCCTACCCCTTAAGCCCTTAGCACTCCCACACTCACTCTTGAGGAGCATGAGATCAGGCGGGTGCTCAAGgcagtgaaccccaggaaggcggcTGGTCCAGACGGTGTACCCGAGAAGGTGCTCAAAGCATGTGCTGACCAGCTATCCTACATTATCACCGTCCTCTTCAACCTCTCCTTGGCACAGACACTCATCCCACCTTGCCTTAAATCCGCCACAATTATCCCGGTACCCAAGAAAGCTGCCACAAGCAACCTCAACGACTATCGCCTAGTAGTACTCACACCTgtcatcatgaagtgcttcgagaggctagtCCTACACCACATCCAAGCCTGCCTCCCCCCCACCCTAGACCCACAGCAGTTTGCCTACTGGGCGAACAGATCCACGGACAACGCCATAACCATGGCTCTCCACTCTGCACTGAGCCACCTGGAACACCGAGGGAGCTATGTCAGGATGCTTTTCATCAACTATAGCTCCGCCTTCAATACCATCAGTCCAGACATCCTGGTCACCAAACTGCTGGATTTAGGCCTCCCCACACCCACCTGTCTTTGGATTAAGGACTTCCTGACCAACCGACCTCAGACAGTGAAACTCGGCCCCCATCTCTCCTCCTCCCGCACACTCAGCATCGGCTCAGCCCTTTGCTGTATTCCCTCTACACCCATGACTGTACTCCAGCCCACCCGGAGAACACCATAATCAAATTTGCCGATGACACAACGGTGGTGGGTCCCATTACAGGGGGAGATGAGTCTGCATACAGAGATGAGGTCCTGAAGCTATCAGCGTGGTGTTCAGTGAATAATCTGGCACTGAACACCACAAAAACCAAGGAACTCATCTTTGACTTTAGGAAAAACACTGCAGACCCcgtccccctctacatcaacggcgaggagGTAGAGAGAGTCAGCTCCTTCAAGTTCCTCGGCACCCTCATATCTGCTGACCTCTCCTGTACCAAATACAACTGCAGTCACCCGGAAGGTCCAGCGGAGACTCCACTTCCTGAGGGTGCTGAGGAAGAACAGACTGGAGAGGCTGCTGATGGTGACCTTCTATcgctcggctgtcgagagcctgctaacgtactgcataacagtgtggtacgccagctccactgaagcagacaaacaaaacag
This is a stretch of genomic DNA from Nerophis lumbriciformis linkage group LG29, RoL_Nlum_v2.1, whole genome shotgun sequence. It encodes these proteins:
- the olfm4.1 gene encoding olfactomedin-4, translated to MIGTLYFFALLSSTPALGGLSQWSELSAEIMAGSGGADFCSCDAFLPSSTFPLKDLVMVEQTAEQIYHKLEMEMGKMEDYEIKMTQYAERIIELTTDIEILEKKTDTNNDATLEDLEVKIKQVEALIKELQLSFKSSTTVFESLHQEITLIVETLDQMEKTHDRNLVLLTRREYIKIQMELEECERRHQELFNPNIGSCAHTGIIKVSKPIVSQLNAHLSSGYIYGGWGKDSKPIRDRESMYWFSGDSGAYINNIRFYTNYKNLVLRTPFLHHTMPNQWRGIGSNYIVRDNTLYYQNYIPFGLAKYNFTSATYESRVIPGASKTFSYAKLSYQIFDFAADETGLWVAYTTDESNGKMVVAKINEESFGIVEQWQTSLYKPSINNVFMVCGVLYAVRTVDIQNEEIFFMFDTKTRQEKQISILFERFQDKYSNLDYNPTDQKLYMYNDGYYVKYHLWFNHTTEATAKPLMVQNPI